A stretch of the Comamonas testosteroni TK102 genome encodes the following:
- a CDS encoding thiosulfate oxidation carrier protein SoxY yields the protein MFKHTSRRSLVLGAAAAGASLALPASALAQAKTPLVGPLAPNPAEFRKIMEQFTGSKPGLAEGLQLELPVLADNPSAVPVKVKVTLPITEQDWCEEIIVLAELNPSPLACRMQFTAAAGAAEAAVRIRLSQSQTVHALARMKSGKILVAKQATTVAASGCGM from the coding sequence ATGTTCAAGCACACCTCCCGCAGAAGTCTGGTGCTGGGCGCGGCGGCAGCCGGCGCCAGCCTGGCCCTGCCCGCCTCTGCTCTCGCCCAGGCCAAGACTCCGTTGGTCGGCCCGCTGGCCCCCAACCCGGCCGAGTTCAGGAAAATCATGGAGCAATTCACGGGCAGCAAGCCCGGCCTGGCCGAAGGCCTGCAGCTGGAGCTGCCCGTGCTGGCCGACAACCCCAGCGCCGTTCCCGTCAAGGTCAAGGTGACGCTGCCCATCACCGAGCAGGACTGGTGCGAGGAGATCATCGTGCTGGCCGAACTCAACCCCTCGCCGTTGGCCTGCCGCATGCAGTTCACGGCTGCGGCCGGAGCGGCCGAGGCGGCGGTGCGCATACGCCTGTCCCAGTCGCAGACCGTTCATGCCCTGGCACGCATGAAAAGCGGCAAGATACTGGTCGCCAAACAGGCGACGACCGTGGCCGCCAGCGGCTGCGGCATGTGA
- a CDS encoding 5-carboxymethyl-2-hydroxymuconate Delta-isomerase has product MPHLHIEYTDNLTGLNERELMRDINAVVCSHPTVLDEADVKARIARLNLDHVYIGTQPENRGFVHVHLQLMAGRSTEAKKQMSDGIAEVLRRLVPQPADVMVQLSVDVSDMDKATYFKGRL; this is encoded by the coding sequence ATGCCTCATCTGCATATTGAATACACCGACAACCTGACCGGCCTGAACGAACGCGAACTGATGCGCGACATCAACGCCGTGGTCTGCTCCCACCCTACCGTTCTCGATGAAGCCGATGTCAAGGCCCGCATTGCCCGCCTGAACCTGGACCATGTCTATATCGGTACCCAGCCCGAGAACCGTGGCTTCGTCCATGTGCACCTGCAGCTGATGGCCGGTCGCAGCACCGAAGCCAAGAAGCAGATGTCGGACGGCATTGCCGAAGTCCTGCGTCGTCTGGTGCCCCAGCCTGCCGATGTGATGGTGCAGCTGAGCGTGGACGTGTCCGATATGGACAAGGCCACCTACTTCAAGGGTCGCCTGTAA
- the yiaA gene encoding inner membrane protein YiaA → MNSQAITSHKPSSAFVGASWAALLLGVVAFMAGLWNAAMQLNEKGFYFAVLVLGLYSAISLQKTVRDKLEGVSVTGIYYGISWVALIIAVLLLGTGLFNATLQLSEKGFYAMAFALALFGAIAVQKNTRDSLSADDGSAERKRGKSERNGPALVVTDPAKSADVSEQVANNR, encoded by the coding sequence ATGAACTCCCAAGCCATCACCAGCCACAAGCCTTCCTCCGCTTTTGTCGGCGCATCCTGGGCCGCCTTGCTGCTGGGCGTCGTCGCTTTCATGGCTGGCCTGTGGAATGCAGCCATGCAGCTCAACGAGAAAGGCTTTTACTTTGCCGTGCTGGTGCTGGGTCTTTACTCGGCCATTTCGCTGCAGAAAACCGTGCGCGACAAGCTCGAGGGTGTTTCCGTGACCGGCATCTACTACGGCATCAGCTGGGTGGCGCTGATCATCGCGGTGCTGCTGCTGGGCACAGGTCTCTTCAATGCCACATTGCAGCTCAGCGAAAAAGGTTTCTATGCCATGGCTTTTGCGCTGGCCCTGTTCGGTGCGATTGCCGTGCAGAAAAACACCCGCGACAGCCTGAGCGCCGACGATGGCTCGGCAGAGCGCAAGCGCGGCAAGAGTGAGCGCAACGGGCCCGCTCTGGTGGTGACCGATCCCGCCAAGTCCGCCGATGTGTCCGAGCAGGTGGCCAATAACCGCTGA
- a CDS encoding DUF3460 family protein translates to MSFFRRPDYRSDTTNFINDLKQQKPELDKQQQAGRALLWDKDVNYEVWEDLRAGRVEQQPYVYQTNHS, encoded by the coding sequence ATGTCTTTCTTCCGTCGCCCCGACTACCGTTCCGACACCACCAACTTCATCAACGACCTGAAGCAGCAAAAGCCCGAGCTGGACAAGCAGCAGCAAGCCGGTCGCGCCCTGCTGTGGGACAAGGACGTGAACTATGAGGTCTGGGAAGATCTGCGCGCCGGCCGCGTGGAACAACAGCCCTACGTGTACCAGACCAACCACTCCTGA
- a CDS encoding segregation and condensation protein A: protein MSEAEEQTLLPGQNPDAPDPSPSVVDQVALARLYGEPLFALPQDLYIPPDALEVFLEAFEGPLDLLLYLIRKQNFNILDIPMLDVTRQYMTYVDEVRSRNLELAAEYLLMAAMLIEIKSRMLLPPKKQEDGEEAEDPRAELVRRLLEYEQMKLAAQQLGQLPTYGRDFLKATVYIEQSLQPRFPDVEIGELQAAWRDILKRAKLVQSHKITREELSVREYMSQILKQLQGQRFVEFERIFNPEKGSTVLVVTFIAMLELAKETLIEITQAEAYAPIYVRLAYTPV, encoded by the coding sequence ATGAGCGAGGCTGAAGAACAGACCCTGTTGCCGGGCCAGAACCCGGACGCCCCTGACCCGTCGCCTTCGGTCGTCGATCAGGTAGCTCTGGCACGCCTGTACGGCGAGCCGCTGTTTGCGCTGCCCCAGGATCTCTATATCCCGCCCGATGCGCTGGAAGTCTTTCTCGAAGCCTTTGAAGGCCCGCTGGACTTGCTGCTCTATCTGATCCGCAAGCAGAACTTCAACATCCTCGACATCCCCATGCTGGACGTGACGCGCCAGTACATGACCTATGTGGACGAGGTGCGCAGCCGCAATCTGGAGCTGGCAGCCGAATATCTGCTGATGGCGGCCATGCTCATCGAGATCAAGTCGCGCATGCTGCTGCCGCCCAAGAAGCAGGAGGACGGCGAGGAAGCCGAGGACCCGCGCGCCGAGCTGGTGCGCCGCCTGCTCGAATACGAGCAGATGAAGCTGGCCGCCCAGCAGTTGGGGCAGCTGCCCACCTACGGACGCGACTTTCTCAAGGCCACGGTCTATATCGAGCAAAGCCTGCAACCGCGCTTTCCGGATGTGGAAATCGGCGAGCTGCAAGCGGCCTGGCGCGACATCCTCAAGCGTGCCAAGCTGGTGCAAAGCCACAAGATCACGCGCGAAGAGCTATCGGTGCGCGAATACATGAGCCAGATCCTCAAGCAGCTGCAGGGCCAGCGTTTCGTGGAGTTCGAGCGCATCTTCAATCCGGAAAAAGGCTCGACCGTGCTGGTCGTGACCTTTATCGCCATGCTGGAGCTGGCCAAGGAAACGCTGATCGAAATCACCCAGGCGGAAGCCTACGCACCGATCTATGTGCGCCTGGCCTATACCCCGGTGTGA
- the panD gene encoding aspartate 1-decarboxylase, which yields MFRTLLKSKIHRVKTTQCELHYEGSCAIDEDLLDAANIAENEQVHIWNIDNGERFVTYAIKGERGTGMISVNGSAARRASVGDLLIIAAFAQVHESDVAEHQPQLVFVDDSNKQVELRHKVPTQML from the coding sequence ATGTTCCGCACCCTGCTCAAATCCAAGATCCACCGCGTCAAGACCACGCAATGCGAGCTGCACTACGAAGGCTCCTGTGCCATCGACGAGGATCTGCTGGATGCCGCCAACATTGCTGAGAACGAACAAGTCCATATCTGGAATATCGACAACGGCGAGCGCTTTGTGACCTACGCCATCAAGGGCGAGCGCGGCACGGGCATGATTTCCGTCAACGGTTCGGCCGCTCGCCGGGCCAGCGTGGGCGACCTGCTCATCATTGCCGCCTTCGCCCAGGTTCATGAGAGCGATGTGGCCGAGCACCAGCCGCAGCTGGTCTTTGTGGACGACAGCAACAAACAGGTCGAGCTGCGCCACAAAGTGCCCACCCAGATGCTGTAA
- the queE gene encoding 7-carboxy-7-deazaguanine synthase, translating into MTYSVKEIFYTLQGEGGQAGTPAVFCRFAGCNLWTGREQDRPNAICQFCDTDFVGTDGTLGGKFATADALAERILSQWPADDSLHRMVVLTGGEPLLQVDEALIAALHARGFRISVESNGTVAAPEGIDWLCISPKAGADWIQRSGQELKLVWPQPTFDLAAIEASTDFQHYFLQPMDNAQQSGNITACIEQCMQRPGWRLSLQTHKLTGIR; encoded by the coding sequence ATGACATACAGCGTCAAAGAAATTTTCTACACCTTGCAGGGCGAAGGCGGCCAGGCCGGCACGCCCGCCGTGTTCTGCCGCTTTGCGGGCTGCAATCTGTGGACGGGCCGTGAGCAGGACAGGCCCAATGCCATCTGCCAGTTCTGCGACACCGATTTTGTCGGCACCGACGGCACCCTGGGCGGCAAGTTCGCCACCGCCGATGCGCTGGCCGAGCGCATTCTGAGCCAGTGGCCTGCCGACGACAGCCTGCACCGCATGGTGGTACTGACGGGCGGCGAGCCTTTGCTGCAGGTCGATGAGGCCCTGATCGCCGCCCTGCATGCGCGCGGTTTTCGTATTTCGGTGGAAAGCAACGGCACGGTGGCCGCACCCGAGGGCATAGACTGGCTGTGCATCAGCCCCAAGGCCGGCGCCGACTGGATTCAGCGCAGCGGCCAGGAACTCAAGCTGGTCTGGCCTCAGCCCACATTCGATCTGGCGGCCATTGAAGCCAGCACCGATTTCCAGCACTATTTTCTGCAGCCCATGGACAACGCCCAGCAGAGCGGCAATATTACCGCCTGTATCGAGCAATGCATGCAACGCCCCGGCTGGCGCCTGAGCCTGCAAACCCACAAGCTCACTGGAATTAGATGA
- the soxZ gene encoding thiosulfate oxidation carrier complex protein SoxZ: MNKPPRVWVSNANPKKGEVLRVRAQMEHVMESGLRTDPATGKVRPRNIVSRFEARLGNALLFSWEPGISIAQNPYIEFTFVARESGELQMQWKDEQGQTLSAQKTISVA, translated from the coding sequence ATGAATAAACCACCCCGCGTCTGGGTCAGCAATGCCAACCCCAAGAAAGGCGAAGTGCTGCGCGTGCGCGCGCAGATGGAACATGTCATGGAAAGCGGTCTGCGCACCGACCCGGCCACGGGCAAGGTGCGTCCGCGCAATATCGTGAGCCGTTTCGAAGCCCGGCTGGGCAACGCCTTGCTGTTCAGCTGGGAGCCCGGCATCTCGATTGCCCAGAACCCCTATATCGAGTTCACCTTTGTGGCCCGGGAAAGCGGCGAGCTGCAGATGCAGTGGAAGGATGAGCAGGGTCAGACACTGAGTGCGCAGAAGACGATCAGCGTCGCCTGA
- a CDS encoding YitT family protein, giving the protein MGINLAVLPDMSTPLSSSASSALAGRMDAPAAAAPATSGLRHGRFEDAQALFTGSLFVSITMMLFAQAGLLTGSTAGVAFLLHYVTGLPFGAVFFVINLPFYWFAWKRMGAEFTVKTFVSVAMLALMADVGPRFIHIDYLNPLYAAVAGGLLMGSGCLFLARHRSSLGGATIVSLYLQDRYGIRAGKVQMMIDCSVVLLALAIVPLERVAYSVLATVIMSMFLWISHRPGRYQGN; this is encoded by the coding sequence ATGGGCATCAATCTTGCTGTCTTACCCGACATGTCCACACCGCTATCTTCTTCGGCCAGCTCCGCTCTGGCCGGCCGCATGGATGCTCCCGCTGCTGCTGCACCGGCCACTTCGGGCCTGCGCCATGGCCGCTTCGAGGACGCGCAGGCCCTGTTCACGGGCTCGCTGTTTGTCTCCATCACCATGATGCTGTTTGCGCAGGCGGGACTGCTCACGGGCAGCACGGCGGGCGTGGCCTTTTTGCTGCACTACGTGACGGGGCTGCCTTTCGGTGCCGTCTTCTTTGTCATCAATCTGCCGTTCTACTGGTTTGCCTGGAAGCGGATGGGCGCGGAGTTCACGGTCAAGACCTTTGTCTCGGTCGCCATGCTGGCACTGATGGCCGATGTGGGCCCGCGCTTCATCCATATCGACTACCTGAATCCGCTCTATGCGGCCGTGGCTGGCGGCTTGCTCATGGGATCGGGTTGCCTGTTCCTGGCACGGCATCGCTCCAGTCTGGGCGGGGCCACCATCGTCTCGCTCTATCTGCAGGACCGCTACGGCATTCGCGCCGGCAAGGTGCAGATGATGATCGATTGCAGCGTGGTGCTGCTGGCGCTGGCCATCGTGCCGCTGGAGCGCGTGGCGTACTCGGTGCTGGCGACGGTGATCATGAGCATGTTCCTGTGGATCAGCCATCGTCCCGGCCGCTATCAGGGCAACTGA
- a CDS encoding YeeE/YedE family protein, with protein MLLWSVFLLGMAFGIAARLGRFCLLRGLRQQIGRDAEVAPGQAPALQAFALALAVALLASQGLQALGMLDLSQAAIARPSFSIAGVLIGGLLFGVGMVLARACGARSLVLLAGGNLRSLVTLVFLALGAQLAMTGVLTPLRLWLQALTPLTLAHATLPAYLSSLNTWLLTLGLALLLLAYALLRPGLRQSHLQWGSALLIGLLVAAGWWLTAHIGVDEFEPARLTSLSFIGPIAEALLYLQLSVGREPGIGLALTAGVLAGAFLAALGSRTARWEGFDSTSRLAASAGGGLLMGVGGVLAAGCSIGQGLSGLSTLSLASFVAVAGILLGTLLSLRLLRQQ; from the coding sequence ATGTTGCTGTGGTCTGTTTTCTTGCTGGGCATGGCCTTCGGCATCGCCGCGCGGCTGGGGCGTTTCTGTCTGCTGCGCGGGCTGCGCCAGCAAATAGGGCGGGATGCGGAAGTCGCACCCGGTCAGGCTCCTGCATTGCAGGCCTTTGCCCTGGCATTGGCCGTGGCCTTGCTGGCCTCGCAGGGGCTGCAGGCTCTGGGAATGCTCGATCTGAGCCAGGCCGCCATTGCGCGGCCCAGCTTTTCCATCGCTGGCGTGCTGATTGGCGGTTTGCTGTTTGGCGTCGGTATGGTGCTGGCACGAGCCTGCGGTGCGCGCTCTCTGGTGCTGCTGGCAGGAGGCAATCTGCGCTCTCTGGTCACCCTGGTGTTTCTGGCGCTGGGCGCGCAACTGGCCATGACCGGTGTGCTGACGCCTCTGCGCCTGTGGCTGCAGGCCCTCACTCCCCTCACTCTGGCTCACGCCACCTTGCCCGCCTATCTGTCTTCCTTGAATACATGGCTGCTGACGCTTGGTCTGGCCCTGCTGCTGCTGGCCTATGCCTTGCTGCGCCCCGGCCTGCGCCAGAGCCACCTGCAGTGGGGCAGCGCGCTGCTCATAGGCCTGCTGGTGGCTGCCGGCTGGTGGCTGACTGCGCATATCGGGGTCGATGAGTTCGAGCCGGCCCGCCTCACCTCGCTGAGCTTTATCGGCCCGATTGCCGAGGCCCTGCTCTATCTGCAACTGTCCGTGGGACGCGAGCCCGGCATAGGCCTGGCGCTGACTGCGGGCGTGCTCGCCGGTGCCTTTCTCGCAGCCCTTGGCAGCCGCACGGCGCGCTGGGAAGGCTTTGACTCCACCAGCCGCCTGGCGGCCAGCGCCGGTGGCGGCCTGTTGATGGGCGTTGGCGGCGTGCTGGCCGCAGGCTGCTCCATCGGCCAGGGGCTGAGCGGGCTGTCGACGCTGTCGCTGGCCAGCTTTGTGGCCGTTGCCGGCATCCTGCTCGGAACGCTGCTCAGCCTGCGCCTGCTGCGCCAGCAATAG
- a CDS encoding 6-pyruvoyl trahydropterin synthase family protein has product MQFTVHQRFFFDAAHTLERAIETESSRRIHGHTYWAEVSVTGPRNPDNGMVIDLGHLRARLELLRDQLDHHFLDEVPGLGKPTLENLCLFIASALADLEPAPSRIRVWRDSIGDGCVLDLS; this is encoded by the coding sequence ATGCAGTTCACCGTTCACCAGCGTTTTTTCTTCGATGCCGCCCATACCCTGGAGCGCGCTATCGAGACCGAGAGCAGCCGCCGCATTCACGGCCATACTTACTGGGCGGAAGTCAGCGTGACCGGCCCGCGCAATCCGGACAACGGCATGGTCATCGACCTCGGCCACCTGCGCGCGCGCCTGGAGCTGCTGCGCGATCAGCTAGACCATCACTTTCTCGATGAAGTGCCGGGCCTGGGCAAGCCCACGCTGGAAAACCTCTGTCTCTTCATCGCCAGCGCGCTGGCCGACCTTGAGCCTGCGCCCAGCCGCATCCGCGTCTGGCGCGACAGCATCGGCGACGGCTGCGTGCTCGATCTGTCCTGA
- a CDS encoding tRNA-uridine aminocarboxypropyltransferase, which yields MSKPEPRPRCPRCHRALRTCVCALARPVAHQVEVLILMHPMEVHEAKGTGHLLHLCLPHSRVMVGEEFDAAELEAALHGRSASWADTDGAPRHSLLLYPDTADQDAALGLAAAAPLPLPWPQPPERLRLVIIDGTWRKSRKMLYLNPALQALPRLPLLGVEDSGYAIRKAHLPGQLSSFEAAALALAQLQKRPQDATVHAVLQEVFSQFVAQQLQLRQCNQAPPRGA from the coding sequence ATGAGCAAACCCGAGCCTCGCCCCCGCTGCCCCCGCTGTCACCGGGCGCTGCGCACCTGCGTCTGCGCGCTGGCCAGGCCGGTCGCGCACCAGGTCGAAGTGCTGATCCTCATGCACCCCATGGAAGTGCACGAAGCCAAGGGCACCGGGCATCTGCTGCATCTGTGCCTGCCACACAGCCGGGTCATGGTGGGCGAGGAATTCGATGCCGCCGAGCTGGAAGCGGCGCTGCATGGCCGATCGGCCAGCTGGGCCGATACCGATGGTGCGCCCCGCCACAGCCTGCTGCTCTACCCCGATACAGCAGACCAGGATGCCGCCCTGGGGCTGGCTGCGGCCGCCCCCCTGCCTCTGCCCTGGCCGCAGCCGCCAGAGCGTCTGCGGCTGGTGATCATCGACGGCACCTGGCGCAAAAGCCGCAAGATGCTCTATCTCAATCCCGCACTGCAGGCCCTGCCGCGCCTGCCCCTGCTCGGCGTGGAGGACTCCGGATACGCCATCCGCAAGGCCCATCTGCCCGGACAGCTCTCCAGCTTCGAGGCTGCGGCCCTGGCCCTGGCACAGCTGCAGAAGCGGCCCCAGGATGCGACGGTCCATGCAGTGCTGCAGGAAGTCTTCAGTCAGTTTGTGGCGCAGCAGCTGCAGCTGCGCCAATGCAATCAGGCGCCCCCAAGGGGCGCCTGA
- a CDS encoding DUF4274 domain-containing protein yields MDDDDFDALYLDLMKEFLATATPLQWLAVVTTMNYDNGSALPDWISKHPKLEPAVAKALYWYQQPGYFQHYASQDKVPGINRAGWARIQALSQRFEQGNLAPATIGWDPANDLASPTGNEKHPGYDWTSEAVKGDEAKWQIPAIMLLAVPGEQPDIYAYVDEHGWEDGMPPHVQEELNAAMDGDEVEDED; encoded by the coding sequence ATGGATGACGACGACTTTGATGCCTTGTACCTGGACCTGATGAAGGAATTCCTGGCCACTGCGACACCACTGCAATGGCTGGCCGTGGTCACCACCATGAACTACGACAACGGCAGCGCCTTGCCCGACTGGATCAGCAAGCATCCCAAGCTGGAGCCCGCCGTTGCCAAGGCGCTGTACTGGTATCAGCAGCCGGGCTACTTCCAGCACTATGCCTCGCAGGACAAGGTGCCCGGCATCAACCGCGCGGGCTGGGCCCGCATACAGGCGCTGAGCCAGCGCTTCGAGCAGGGCAATCTGGCTCCCGCCACCATCGGCTGGGATCCGGCCAACGATCTGGCCTCGCCCACGGGCAATGAAAAACACCCGGGCTATGACTGGACCAGCGAAGCCGTCAAGGGCGATGAGGCCAAATGGCAGATTCCGGCCATCATGCTGCTGGCCGTGCCCGGAGAGCAACCCGATATCTATGCCTATGTCGACGAGCATGGCTGGGAAGACGGCATGCCGCCCCATGTCCAGGAAGAGCTCAATGCCGCCATGGATGGAGATGAAGTCGAGGACGAGGATTAG
- a CDS encoding FAD/NAD(P)-binding oxidoreductase — protein sequence MQRRHFLWTPPALALGAAAGPAMAAPAIISSQSPILPRQGKGPRIVICGGGWGGLTAARYLRELIPASDVVLLERNPTFWSGPMSNKWLVDIVGTDFVNRDMLHPANKYGYTLLQTEVTGFERDKKLVRTAHGLIEYDFLILSGGIRNDYEAWFGNDQRAIEYTRTHFPNAYIPNQEMLSLKSKVKNFKGGTLVMTLPPPPHRCPPSPYERACLIAWHIKKNKIPGKILILDPKPKIAPIGVGYKQAFEELYADIITHVPNASVKEVDPFNKQIKTAAGDFKFDDAILMPPHQAADMVWKADLIGKDAATGKPTGWADMHNRLFHARSDDRVYFVGDLMGAISPQFGHYPKSGHVANYIGKIVARNIAERVAGKEVVARLPDNLCYMMVNGDPQEEISVKFEYEVDASGQVNQTQIDMDVRTSDLVKEDFAWINGKFGDFLGV from the coding sequence ATGCAACGTCGCCATTTCCTCTGGACTCCGCCCGCACTCGCCCTGGGCGCTGCTGCCGGCCCGGCAATGGCTGCACCCGCCATCATCAGCAGCCAGTCGCCCATCCTGCCGCGCCAGGGCAAGGGTCCACGCATCGTGATCTGCGGCGGCGGCTGGGGCGGCCTCACGGCGGCACGCTATCTGCGCGAGCTGATTCCCGCTTCCGACGTCGTGCTGCTGGAGCGCAATCCGACCTTCTGGTCCGGCCCGATGAGCAACAAGTGGCTGGTGGACATCGTTGGCACGGACTTCGTGAACCGCGACATGCTGCACCCGGCCAACAAATACGGCTACACGCTGCTGCAGACCGAGGTCACGGGCTTCGAGCGCGACAAAAAGCTGGTGCGCACGGCCCATGGCCTGATCGAGTACGACTTCCTGATTCTCTCGGGCGGCATTCGCAACGATTACGAGGCCTGGTTCGGCAACGACCAGCGCGCCATCGAGTACACGCGCACCCACTTTCCCAACGCCTACATCCCCAACCAGGAAATGCTCTCGCTCAAGAGCAAGGTCAAGAACTTCAAGGGCGGCACGCTGGTGATGACGCTGCCGCCTCCGCCGCATCGCTGCCCGCCCTCGCCCTATGAGCGCGCCTGCCTGATCGCCTGGCATATCAAGAAGAACAAGATTCCCGGCAAGATCCTGATTCTCGACCCCAAGCCCAAGATCGCACCTATCGGCGTGGGCTACAAGCAGGCTTTCGAGGAGCTGTACGCAGACATCATCACCCATGTGCCCAATGCCAGCGTCAAGGAAGTGGACCCCTTCAACAAGCAGATCAAGACCGCAGCAGGCGACTTCAAGTTTGACGATGCCATCCTCATGCCGCCCCACCAGGCCGCAGACATGGTCTGGAAGGCCGATCTGATCGGCAAGGATGCGGCCACCGGCAAGCCCACGGGCTGGGCCGATATGCACAACCGCCTGTTCCATGCCAGAAGTGACGACCGCGTGTATTTTGTCGGCGATCTGATGGGCGCGATCTCGCCCCAGTTCGGCCACTACCCCAAGAGCGGCCATGTGGCCAACTACATCGGCAAGATCGTCGCCCGGAACATTGCAGAGCGCGTGGCCGGCAAGGAGGTCGTGGCCCGGCTGCCCGACAACCTCTGCTACATGATGGTCAACGGCGACCCTCAGGAGGAAATTTCGGTGAAGTTCGAATACGAGGTGGACGCCAGCGGCCAGGTCAACCAGACCCAGATCGACATGGATGTGCGCACCTCCGATCTGGTCAAGGAGGACTTTGCCTGGATCAACGGCAAGTTCGGAGATTTCCTGGGGGTCTAG
- a CDS encoding aminotransferase class IV, whose protein sequence is MNTNLEILETLALKDGRWQNWALHWARLQITAQHFRYPLMQMQLESDMERIASQTHSMGDWRVRLALSATGEMQITAEPLPPTAQPVALQLAHRPIANAVAYSDVVRFKTSVRQHYDAFRPQSTGIFDIVLFNEDGQITEGTRGNIAVQLDGRWVTPPLQCGLLPGVGRALALSQGRLTEQVVTLEQARHAGGWAFINSLRGWLDARLIT, encoded by the coding sequence ATGAACACGAATCTTGAAATCCTCGAAACCCTGGCTCTCAAGGATGGCCGCTGGCAGAACTGGGCTTTGCACTGGGCCCGTTTGCAGATCACGGCGCAGCATTTTCGCTATCCGCTGATGCAGATGCAGCTGGAGTCCGATATGGAGCGCATAGCCAGTCAGACGCATTCCATGGGCGACTGGCGCGTGCGGCTGGCGCTTTCGGCCACGGGTGAGATGCAGATCACGGCCGAGCCCCTGCCGCCGACTGCTCAGCCCGTCGCGTTGCAGCTGGCGCATCGGCCCATCGCCAATGCGGTGGCGTACAGCGATGTGGTGCGTTTCAAAACCTCGGTACGTCAGCATTACGACGCTTTCAGACCCCAGAGCACCGGCATTTTCGATATCGTACTTTTCAACGAGGACGGCCAGATCACCGAAGGCACGCGCGGCAATATTGCCGTGCAGCTCGATGGGCGCTGGGTCACGCCGCCGCTGCAATGCGGCTTGCTTCCGGGCGTGGGGCGGGCGCTGGCCTTGTCGCAGGGACGGCTGACGGAGCAGGTGGTGACGCTGGAGCAGGCGCGTCATGCCGGCGGCTGGGCCTTCATCAATAGCCTGCGCGGCTGGCTGGATGCTCGTTTGATCACCTAG
- a CDS encoding porin, protein MKRTLLALAALTVSAGALAQSSVSVFGVADVSVAHISTTGKSVSGLANGGNSSSRLGFRGVEDLGGGLKADFWLEGSLSVDDGTASGFKFDRRSTVSLLGNFGEVRLGRDKTPAYQNLETFHAFGDTGMGAINGHNLISGSAAGTSEGSNPKRNSNAISYLLPKLGGVYGQLTHSFGEQADDHSLASSTGLRLGYANGPLNVAAAYGIARGGTAAAGVDYKTMNLGASYNFGVVTPMLLIASDRGNGKRVDLYSLGVKMPLGAGELRAAYTWYKDKKQSDADSQRLALGYGYKLSKRTEIYAAVARMSNDDKASRKLGSSLSPTPAVGKSLTGYEIGLRHNF, encoded by the coding sequence ATGAAACGAACTCTTCTCGCCCTTGCCGCCCTGACCGTCTCCGCCGGCGCCCTGGCTCAATCCAGCGTTTCCGTCTTTGGCGTGGCCGACGTGTCGGTGGCCCACATCTCCACGACCGGCAAAAGCGTTTCCGGTCTGGCCAACGGTGGCAACTCCAGCAGCCGTCTGGGCTTCCGCGGTGTGGAAGATCTGGGCGGCGGCCTGAAGGCCGATTTCTGGCTGGAAGGCAGCCTCAGCGTGGACGACGGCACGGCTTCCGGCTTCAAGTTCGATCGCCGCTCCACCGTCAGCCTGCTGGGCAACTTCGGTGAAGTGCGCCTGGGTCGTGACAAGACCCCCGCCTACCAGAACCTGGAAACCTTCCATGCCTTCGGTGACACCGGCATGGGCGCCATCAACGGCCATAACCTGATCAGCGGCTCGGCTGCAGGCACCTCCGAAGGCTCCAACCCCAAGCGCAACTCCAACGCCATCAGCTATCTGCTGCCCAAGCTGGGCGGCGTCTATGGTCAGCTGACCCACAGCTTTGGCGAGCAGGCCGACGACCACAGCCTGGCCAGCTCCACTGGCCTGCGTCTGGGCTATGCCAACGGTCCCCTGAACGTTGCTGCAGCCTACGGCATCGCACGTGGCGGCACGGCTGCCGCTGGCGTGGACTACAAGACCATGAATCTGGGTGCTTCCTACAACTTCGGTGTTGTCACTCCCATGCTGCTGATCGCGTCCGATCGCGGCAACGGCAAGCGTGTCGATCTGTACAGCCTGGGCGTGAAAATGCCTCTGGGCGCCGGCGAACTGCGCGCCGCCTATACCTGGTACAAGGACAAGAAGCAAAGCGATGCGGACTCCCAGCGTCTGGCTCTGGGCTATGGCTACAAGCTGTCCAAGCGCACCGAAATCTATGCGGCCGTGGCACGCATGAGCAACGACGACAAGGCTTCCCGCAAGCTGGGTTCGTCGCTGAGCCCTACACCCGCTGTGGGCAAGAGCCTGACGGGTTACGAAATCGGCCTGCGCCACAATTTCTAA